The following proteins are co-located in the Diaphorobacter sp. HDW4B genome:
- a CDS encoding arylesterase, whose amino-acid sequence MVLTCAAWACTGAQAASGTPGTSGAPATILVVGDSISAEYGLARGTGWVTLLERQIATDKISAKVVNASVSGDTTSGGRSRLPALLKTHQPTHVILELGANDALRGLPLKNTDDNLSWMTEQSQKAGAKVVLVGMQVPPNYGGKYTQQFGEVFPAVAKKYQTALVPFLLKGVADDADPTRLFQADRIHPNATAQPLLLGNVWPVLKPLLK is encoded by the coding sequence ATGGTGCTCACATGCGCCGCGTGGGCTTGCACTGGTGCGCAGGCCGCCTCAGGCACTCCAGGCACATCCGGCGCGCCCGCCACGATTCTGGTGGTGGGCGACTCGATCAGCGCCGAATATGGCCTCGCGCGCGGCACGGGCTGGGTCACCTTGCTGGAAAGGCAGATCGCCACCGACAAGATCAGCGCCAAGGTCGTCAACGCCAGCGTGAGCGGCGACACCACATCGGGCGGGCGTTCGCGCCTTCCCGCGCTGCTGAAAACGCATCAGCCCACGCATGTGATTCTGGAGCTGGGCGCGAACGACGCGCTGCGAGGATTGCCGCTCAAGAACACCGATGACAACCTCTCGTGGATGACCGAGCAATCGCAGAAAGCCGGTGCCAAGGTGGTGCTGGTGGGCATGCAGGTGCCGCCGAACTATGGCGGCAAATACACGCAGCAGTTCGGTGAGGTCTTCCCCGCCGTGGCCAAGAAGTACCAGACGGCGCTCGTGCCGTTTCTGCTCAAGGGCGTGGCCGATGATGCGGACCCGACCCGCCTGTTTCAGGCAGACCGGATTCACCCCAACGCGACCGCCCAGCCGCTGCTGCTGGGCAATGTGTGGCCGGTGCTCAAGCCCTTGCTCAAGTGA
- a CDS encoding ABC transporter ATP-binding protein: MTESSSAQTSAAIEPIIAVDHVHKSVEDSTGSLDILRDIDFRLAPKETVAIVGASGSGKSTLLSIIAGLDTPSKGAVRLAGQDLFALDEDERAALRGQKMGFVFQSFQLMGNLTALENVMLPLELVADRNARTLAQEMLARVGLGQRLNHYPKVLSGGEQQRVALARAFVVKPAVLLADEPTGSLDFATGETIMQLMFDLNCELGTTLVMVTHDRGIAARCDRRIVIEAGRVASMD, encoded by the coding sequence ATGACCGAATCCAGTTCCGCACAAACATCCGCCGCCATCGAACCGATCATCGCCGTCGATCACGTGCACAAGTCGGTGGAAGATTCGACGGGCTCGCTGGATATTCTGCGCGATATCGATTTCCGTCTCGCGCCCAAGGAAACCGTGGCCATCGTCGGCGCGTCCGGCTCGGGCAAGAGCACGCTTCTGTCGATCATCGCGGGGCTGGACACGCCCTCCAAAGGCGCGGTGCGGCTGGCCGGGCAGGATCTGTTTGCGCTCGACGAGGACGAGCGCGCCGCGCTGCGCGGGCAGAAGATGGGCTTTGTGTTCCAGAGCTTTCAGCTCATGGGCAATCTCACCGCACTCGAAAACGTGATGCTGCCGCTGGAACTGGTGGCCGACCGCAATGCGCGCACGCTGGCGCAGGAAATGCTCGCCCGCGTGGGTCTGGGGCAGCGGCTCAATCACTATCCCAAGGTGCTTTCCGGCGGCGAGCAGCAACGCGTGGCGCTGGCCCGCGCGTTTGTCGTGAAGCCCGCCGTTTTGCTGGCCGACGAGCCGACGGGAAGTCTGGATTTCGCCACCGGCGAGACCATCATGCAGCTCATGTTCGACCTGAACTGCGAACTGGGCACGACGTTGGTCATGGTCACGCACGACCGGGGCATTGCCGCGCGCTGCGACCGGCGCATCGTCATCGAGGCCGGGCGTGTGGCCTCGATGGATTGA
- the sstT gene encoding serine/threonine transporter SstT, with product MILSPVVNWFKRTSLVAQIAIALVLGIAIALLAPGLAAQLSILGTLFIAALKAVAPVLVFVLVIAAISNHKVGETTLIKPVLALYAVGTLAAAAVGVAASFMFPSQLVLDVQTAAAKAPGSISEVLLELLMNVVSNPVKAISEANYIGILAWAVALGMALRHASETTRNTLQDLSDAVTQIIQLVIRFAPFGILGLVATTFADAGLQALKGYAHLLVVLVGCMLFVALVINPLIVWFMIRRNPFPLVLTCLRESGVTAFFTRSSAANIPINLALAKRLKLHEDTYSVAIPLGATINMAGAAVTISVLSLATAHTLGIPVDVPTALLLCVVASVCACGASGVAGGSLLLIPLACSLFGISNDVAMQVVGIGFIIGILQDSTETALNSSTDVIFTAAASMAAERKQIA from the coding sequence ATGATTCTTTCTCCCGTTGTGAACTGGTTCAAACGCACCAGTCTTGTCGCCCAGATCGCCATTGCACTGGTTCTCGGCATCGCCATCGCGCTGCTTGCACCCGGTTTGGCCGCGCAGTTGTCGATTCTCGGCACGCTGTTCATCGCCGCGCTCAAGGCGGTTGCGCCGGTGCTGGTGTTCGTGCTGGTGATTGCGGCCATCAGCAATCACAAGGTGGGAGAGACCACGCTGATCAAGCCCGTTCTGGCGCTCTACGCCGTGGGCACGCTGGCGGCAGCAGCTGTGGGAGTGGCGGCCAGTTTCATGTTCCCAAGCCAATTGGTGCTGGACGTTCAGACCGCCGCGGCCAAGGCACCGGGATCGATTTCGGAAGTGCTGCTGGAGCTGCTGATGAACGTGGTCAGCAACCCGGTGAAGGCGATTTCCGAGGCCAACTACATCGGCATTCTGGCGTGGGCCGTGGCTCTGGGCATGGCGCTGCGCCACGCGAGCGAGACCACGCGCAACACGCTGCAGGATCTGTCGGATGCGGTCACGCAGATCATCCAGCTCGTCATCCGCTTTGCGCCTTTCGGCATTCTGGGCCTCGTCGCCACCACGTTCGCCGACGCCGGCCTGCAGGCGCTCAAGGGCTATGCGCATCTGCTCGTCGTGCTGGTCGGCTGCATGCTGTTCGTGGCGCTGGTGATCAACCCGCTGATCGTATGGTTCATGATCCGCCGAAACCCCTTCCCGCTCGTGCTGACCTGCCTGCGCGAGAGCGGTGTGACCGCGTTCTTCACACGCAGCTCGGCCGCCAATATTCCAATCAACCTGGCTCTGGCCAAGCGCCTGAAGCTGCACGAAGACACCTACAGCGTGGCGATTCCGCTGGGCGCGACCATCAACATGGCCGGTGCGGCCGTCACCATCAGCGTGCTGTCGCTGGCGACTGCGCACACGCTGGGCATCCCTGTGGATGTGCCGACCGCCTTGCTGCTGTGCGTGGTGGCGTCGGTGTGCGCCTGCGGCGCTTCGGGCGTGGCAGGCGGCTCGCTGCTGCTGATTCCGCTGGCCTGCAGCCTGTTCGGCATTTCCAACGATGTGGCGATGCAGGTCGTCGGTATCGGCTTCATCATCGGCATCCTGCAGGATTCGACCGAAACCGCGCTCAATTCGTCCACCGACGTGATCTTCACCGCCGCCGCCAGCATGGCCGCCGAGCGCAAGCAGATCGCCTGA
- a CDS encoding TetR/AcrR family transcriptional regulator — protein sequence MSRIAPASKNTAQSIRPARQKTLSDARRQHVLDSARAVFFELGLEGTSIREIAKHAGYTPGAIYSYFTSKEDVYAALLGESLERLNEAVRIAVGPATGKPDQRLAAAAKAFFQFYADNPRDLDLGFYLFQGMQPRGLTAELNEQLNKRLRDSLAPVETALQELGMTQAMALAEVTALFAHVVGLLVLSHTGRIRMFRQQSSDLFAAYLQQLAARAASHGSEPIRQHGVSPAR from the coding sequence ATGTCCAGAATCGCACCCGCTTCGAAAAACACGGCGCAAAGCATCCGCCCCGCTCGCCAGAAAACGCTGTCCGATGCCCGTCGCCAGCATGTGCTGGATTCCGCCCGCGCGGTGTTTTTCGAGCTGGGCCTCGAAGGCACGAGCATTCGCGAGATCGCCAAACACGCGGGCTACACGCCGGGCGCGATCTACAGCTATTTCACGAGCAAGGAAGACGTGTACGCGGCGCTGCTGGGCGAATCGCTGGAGCGGCTCAACGAGGCCGTGCGAATCGCCGTGGGCCCCGCAACTGGCAAGCCCGACCAGCGCCTTGCCGCAGCCGCGAAGGCGTTTTTTCAGTTCTATGCAGACAACCCGCGCGATCTCGATCTGGGCTTTTATCTGTTCCAGGGCATGCAGCCGCGCGGGCTGACGGCGGAGCTCAATGAGCAGTTGAACAAGCGCCTGCGCGATTCGCTTGCGCCAGTCGAGACCGCCTTGCAGGAACTCGGCATGACGCAAGCCATGGCGCTGGCCGAGGTGACCGCCCTGTTCGCCCATGTCGTCGGCCTGCTGGTGCTCAGCCACACGGGGCGCATCCGCATGTTCCGGCAGCAGTCGAGCGATCTGTTTGCCGCCTATCTGCAGCAGCTCGCGGCGCGCGCCGCGTCACATGGAAGCGAACCCATCCGGCAGCACGGGGTTAGCCCCGCCCGGTAA
- a CDS encoding 4-hydroxyphenylacetate 3-hydroxylase family protein — METKNLVQPPERARLMTGEEYRESLRRLKPVVYVDGQLIDSVVDAPSLRPGVNALSFTYDFALRPEVAPIALATQTDRNCVVNRMLHINESSGDLLNKLEVVRVMCQETGCAQRYLGHDALNGIAQAVAQIDDARGGSEHRERFAAYLADVQDRDIALGVAMTDAKGDRSKKPHQQANPDTYVHVVSRDAKGIVISGAKAIVTGAPYMHELLVMPSRNMGKEDADFAVCCAVPVDAKGVTMISRPAGRPGDKLEHGDALFSRRFGQATAVVIFDQVFVPWDRVFFEGEWELSHVLTYSYATHHRHSCIAARAGFGDLLIGAGALMCEANGLDPDVKSNLREPMVELIKIVEGFFACGVAASVYATQDKHSRSFMPDAVFSNIGKLLLATQIYDMHRLAHEVSGGLIVALPGPDEDHNPATAASLAEVLRANPDVPYDKRIEAARFMEDLTASYQAGWYSLISLHGGGSPAALKQEIWRNYPLGNKVDLVERLLDRGVLAEQGERSITRNRQPGCCCDTGCTTPGQPVMVPLPESRKTA, encoded by the coding sequence ATGGAGACCAAGAACTTGGTGCAGCCCCCCGAGCGCGCCCGCTTGATGACCGGCGAGGAGTACCGCGAATCGCTCAGGCGGCTCAAGCCGGTCGTTTACGTGGACGGCCAGTTGATCGACAGCGTGGTCGATGCGCCGTCGCTGCGTCCGGGCGTCAACGCGCTGTCGTTCACCTACGACTTTGCGTTGCGCCCCGAGGTCGCGCCGATTGCGCTGGCCACGCAGACCGACCGCAATTGCGTGGTCAACCGCATGCTGCACATCAACGAGTCCTCGGGCGACCTGCTCAACAAGCTCGAAGTCGTGCGCGTGATGTGCCAAGAAACCGGCTGCGCCCAGCGTTATCTGGGCCACGACGCGCTCAACGGCATCGCGCAGGCCGTCGCGCAGATCGACGATGCACGCGGCGGCAGCGAGCACCGCGAGCGCTTCGCGGCTTATCTGGCCGACGTGCAGGACCGCGACATTGCACTCGGCGTGGCGATGACCGACGCCAAGGGCGACCGCAGCAAGAAGCCGCACCAGCAGGCCAATCCCGACACCTACGTCCACGTCGTCAGCCGCGACGCCAAGGGCATCGTCATCAGCGGTGCCAAAGCCATCGTGACCGGCGCGCCCTACATGCACGAACTGCTCGTCATGCCCAGCCGCAATATGGGCAAGGAAGACGCCGACTTCGCCGTCTGCTGCGCCGTGCCGGTCGATGCCAAGGGCGTGACCATGATCTCGCGCCCCGCAGGCCGACCCGGTGACAAGCTCGAACACGGCGACGCGCTGTTCTCGCGCCGCTTCGGTCAGGCCACGGCGGTGGTCATCTTCGACCAGGTGTTCGTGCCATGGGACCGCGTGTTCTTCGAGGGCGAATGGGAACTCAGCCACGTGCTCACCTACAGCTACGCCACGCACCATCGCCACAGCTGCATCGCCGCGCGCGCGGGTTTCGGCGATCTGCTGATCGGAGCAGGCGCGCTCATGTGCGAAGCCAACGGGCTCGACCCCGACGTGAAGAGCAATCTACGTGAGCCCATGGTCGAACTCATCAAGATCGTCGAGGGCTTTTTCGCCTGCGGCGTGGCCGCCAGCGTCTACGCCACGCAGGACAAGCACAGCCGCAGCTTCATGCCCGACGCGGTGTTCAGCAACATCGGCAAACTGCTGCTCGCCACCCAGATCTACGACATGCACCGCCTCGCGCACGAGGTCTCGGGCGGCCTGATCGTTGCCTTGCCCGGCCCGGATGAAGACCACAACCCCGCAACCGCCGCAAGCCTTGCCGAAGTGCTGCGCGCCAATCCCGACGTGCCCTACGACAAGCGCATCGAAGCCGCACGTTTCATGGAAGACCTCACCGCGTCATACCAGGCCGGCTGGTACTCGCTCATCAGCCTGCACGGCGGCGGCTCGCCCGCAGCGCTCAAGCAGGAAATCTGGCGCAACTACCCGCTGGGCAACAAGGTCGATCTGGTCGAACGCCTGCTCGACCGAGGCGTGCTTGCAGAGCAGGGCGAACGCTCCATCACCCGCAACCGCCAGCCGGGCTGCTGCTGCGACACCGGCTGCACCACACCCGGACAGCCGGTGATGGTGCCGTTGCCGGAGTCCCGCAAGACGGCGTAG
- the rlmB gene encoding 23S rRNA (guanosine(2251)-2'-O)-methyltransferase RlmB, whose product MSSSPKVLFGFHAVGVRMKTAPQSIIEVYYEATRRDARMRQFVERAKEVGVRLIEADSLRIAKLAGSHGHQGVAARVQEIAQVTSLDDLLDQLEADGVKNPLLLVLDGVTDPHNLGACLRVADGAGVHAVIAPKDNAAGINATVAKVASGAAETVPYFMVTNLARTLNELKERNIWCIGTSGDADKTIYEVDLKGPVALVLGAEGDGMRQLTRKTCDQLVKIPMKGAVESLNVSVASGVCLYETVRQRGI is encoded by the coding sequence ATGTCTTCTTCCCCCAAAGTCCTGTTCGGCTTTCACGCCGTTGGCGTGCGCATGAAAACCGCGCCGCAATCGATCATCGAGGTTTACTACGAGGCCACGCGCCGCGATGCGCGCATGCGCCAGTTCGTGGAGCGCGCCAAAGAGGTGGGGGTGCGGCTGATCGAGGCGGATTCGCTGCGCATCGCCAAGCTGGCGGGCTCGCATGGTCACCAGGGCGTGGCGGCGCGCGTGCAGGAGATCGCGCAGGTGACGTCGCTCGACGACCTGCTCGATCAACTGGAAGCCGACGGCGTGAAGAACCCGCTGCTGCTGGTGCTCGACGGTGTGACCGATCCGCACAATCTGGGCGCTTGCCTGCGTGTGGCCGACGGTGCGGGCGTGCACGCTGTGATCGCTCCCAAGGACAACGCGGCCGGCATCAACGCTACGGTGGCCAAGGTGGCCAGCGGTGCGGCGGAAACCGTGCCGTACTTCATGGTGACCAATCTGGCGCGTACCCTGAACGAGTTGAAGGAACGCAACATCTGGTGCATCGGCACGAGTGGCGACGCCGACAAGACGATCTACGAGGTCGATCTGAAGGGCCCGGTCGCGCTGGTGCTGGGTGCGGAAGGCGACGGCATGCGCCAGCTCACGCGCAAGACCTGCGATCAGTTGGTGAAGATCCCCATGAAGGGCGCGGTCGAGAGCCTGAACGTCTCGGTGGCGAGCGGCGTTTGTCTCTACGAAACCGTGCGTCAACGCGGCATCTGA
- a CDS encoding NAD-dependent deacetylase, translating to MSNEEQAGQTEQEEPMAVAAQWVATAKNIVVLTGAGISAESGVPTFRDAQTGFWSQYRPEDMASQTGYRANPAMVWRWYEYRRELVAKVEPNAGHVALAAFEKTHKTGQFTLVTQNVDGLHQRAGSSDVLCLHGDLNTQAWLDTPKDCCHLDYAEAGDPPHCDQCGNLVRPAVVWFGEALPYRVLDRAQKASEACDLMLVVGTAGAVYPAAGLARLASRVGAKVIIVNPSVSELDDAADLIVRSPASVALPWILGTGETRIAA from the coding sequence ATGAGCAACGAAGAACAAGCAGGGCAGACTGAGCAAGAAGAGCCGATGGCCGTTGCTGCCCAATGGGTGGCAACGGCCAAAAACATCGTGGTATTGACCGGAGCAGGCATCAGCGCCGAATCTGGCGTGCCGACTTTTCGCGACGCGCAGACGGGTTTCTGGTCCCAGTACCGGCCCGAGGATATGGCATCGCAGACGGGCTACCGGGCCAATCCGGCCATGGTCTGGCGCTGGTACGAATACCGCCGCGAATTGGTCGCCAAGGTCGAGCCCAACGCTGGCCATGTCGCGCTTGCCGCTTTTGAAAAAACCCACAAGACCGGGCAGTTCACGCTGGTCACGCAGAACGTCGATGGCCTGCATCAACGCGCGGGCAGCAGCGACGTGCTGTGCCTGCACGGCGATCTGAATACGCAAGCTTGGCTGGACACGCCCAAGGACTGCTGCCATCTCGACTACGCCGAAGCGGGCGATCCACCCCATTGCGATCAATGCGGCAATCTGGTCCGACCAGCCGTGGTCTGGTTTGGCGAAGCGCTTCCCTACCGCGTGCTCGATCGCGCGCAAAAGGCTTCTGAGGCCTGCGATCTGATGCTGGTGGTAGGCACCGCCGGGGCGGTCTATCCCGCCGCAGGTCTGGCGCGCCTGGCTTCACGCGTTGGAGCCAAGGTCATCATCGTGAATCCATCGGTCAGTGAATTGGACGACGCCGCAGACCTGATCGTTCGCAGCCCGGCGTCCGTGGCGCTGCCGTGGATTCTGGGGACGGGCGAGACGCGTATTGCGGCTTGA
- a CDS encoding ankyrin repeat domain-containing protein, with the protein MDNELPSGSAAQGAAETPLHSAAWANDLAHAEQLVRNGVSVDVQDSVGESPLHGASAWGHIEMVTFLIAQGADPNLQEQTGLTPLHWAASHGNLETVKALIAAGAAHKIANSFGQTASALALAHRKWEIAQFLDAL; encoded by the coding sequence ATGGACAACGAATTGCCTTCGGGAAGTGCGGCTCAGGGCGCAGCAGAGACGCCTTTGCATTCCGCTGCATGGGCAAACGACCTTGCACACGCAGAGCAACTTGTGCGCAATGGAGTATCCGTTGATGTGCAGGACTCGGTTGGCGAGTCACCCCTGCATGGTGCATCGGCATGGGGGCACATCGAAATGGTGACGTTTCTCATTGCCCAAGGTGCGGACCCGAATTTGCAGGAGCAAACAGGTCTCACGCCGCTTCATTGGGCCGCGAGCCATGGAAATCTGGAAACCGTGAAGGCTCTAATTGCAGCTGGTGCCGCGCACAAAATCGCAAACTCGTTTGGTCAAACCGCCTCAGCATTGGCACTAGCTCACCGGAAATGGGAAATTGCACAATTTTTAGATGCTCTCTAA
- a CDS encoding chromate transporter, whose protein sequence is METHITMQAADWLHLFVYYMTLSLLSVGGAIATAPDMHRYLVDEHHLLTDLQFNNSIAIAQSAPGPNVLFVALFGWNIGMSAAPAGSHLGWLLGSLGVVVCMVGILLPSSTLTFVATRWAQQHREMRAVRAFKQGMAPLVVGLLCATGWVLASAHGGPLAAWPLWCVTAVTAVLVWRTKIHLLWLLSIGAVLGAFGVI, encoded by the coding sequence ATGGAAACCCACATCACGATGCAAGCCGCCGACTGGTTGCACTTGTTCGTCTACTACATGACGCTGTCGCTGCTGTCCGTAGGCGGAGCCATCGCCACCGCGCCGGACATGCACCGCTATCTGGTCGATGAACACCATTTACTCACCGATCTGCAGTTCAACAACTCGATTGCGATTGCCCAATCCGCACCGGGGCCCAACGTGCTGTTCGTCGCGCTGTTCGGCTGGAACATCGGCATGAGCGCCGCCCCCGCAGGCAGCCACCTCGGCTGGCTGTTGGGGAGCCTCGGCGTAGTCGTCTGCATGGTCGGCATTCTCTTGCCCAGCAGCACACTGACCTTCGTCGCCACCCGCTGGGCACAACAACACCGCGAAATGCGCGCCGTGCGTGCCTTCAAACAAGGCATGGCCCCGCTGGTCGTGGGCCTGCTCTGCGCCACCGGCTGGGTCCTCGCCAGCGCCCACGGCGGCCCGCTGGCAGCTTGGCCGCTGTGGTGCGTGACGGCAGTCACTGCGGTGCTGGTCTGGCGTACCAAGATTCACCTGCTTTGGCTGCTGAGCATTGGCGCTGTGCTGGGTGCGTTTGGTGTGATCTGA
- a CDS encoding chromate transporter: MTVAPAPLPTPTAPVLKRPANLRELFWAFTILALQGFGGVLAVVQREMVDRRQWITNEEFIEDWAVAQILPGPNVVNLSMMIGDRYFGLRGAITAVLGMLSIPMLLVIVLAILYQHYSAVPQVAGALRGMGAVAAGLVIGAGFRLAVAFRKHPLGPMVCWVFAAITFAAMALWRFPLGWVLPVVGGTACVLTWFKLGRDTAQATKSQ, encoded by the coding sequence ATGACCGTCGCTCCCGCACCGCTCCCCACCCCAACCGCTCCAGTGCTCAAACGCCCCGCCAATCTGCGCGAGCTGTTCTGGGCCTTCACAATTTTGGCGCTGCAGGGCTTTGGCGGCGTGCTCGCGGTCGTGCAGCGCGAGATGGTGGACCGCCGCCAGTGGATCACCAACGAGGAATTCATCGAAGACTGGGCCGTCGCGCAGATCCTGCCCGGCCCCAACGTGGTCAATCTGTCGATGATGATCGGCGACCGCTATTTCGGCCTGCGCGGAGCGATCACGGCGGTGCTCGGCATGTTGAGCATTCCCATGCTGCTGGTGATCGTGCTGGCCATCCTCTACCAACATTACTCCGCAGTTCCGCAGGTGGCAGGCGCGCTGCGCGGCATGGGCGCGGTGGCGGCGGGCCTGGTGATCGGCGCGGGCTTCCGACTCGCGGTGGCGTTTCGCAAGCATCCGCTCGGGCCGATGGTGTGCTGGGTGTTCGCCGCCATCACTTTTGCGGCAATGGCGCTGTGGCGCTTTCCGCTGGGCTGGGTGCTGCCAGTGGTCGGTGGCACCGCCTGCGTGCTCACCTGGTTCAAGCTCGGGCGCGACACCGCTCAGGCAACCAAGTCCCAATAA
- a CDS encoding fumarylacetoacetate hydrolase family protein — protein MKLVRYGEMGAERAGVVDAEGRVRDLSMLLPEVGPQQLSPRTLSALAAIDIGKLPLVEEGVRLGCPIGHVGKIVCVGLNYRDHAEEANMPVPKEPVLFMKAITTLSGPNDDVQIPPGAEKADWEVELGIVIGTRLKHVKKEAATQHIAGYVLANDVSERAYQTERGGQWDKGKSYDTFAPIGPWLVTADEVADPHALGLWLDVNGQRMQDGNTKNFIFDVPTMLSYISDFMTLEPGDIVLTGTPAGVGLGQKPAPKFLRVGDEMRLGITGLGEQRLKCVAGGG, from the coding sequence ATGAAGCTGGTCCGATATGGCGAGATGGGCGCGGAGCGCGCCGGGGTGGTCGATGCTGAGGGGCGTGTGCGCGATCTGTCGATGCTGCTGCCCGAAGTGGGGCCGCAGCAGCTTTCGCCGCGCACCCTGTCCGCGCTGGCAGCCATCGACATCGGCAAGCTGCCGTTGGTGGAAGAGGGTGTGCGACTGGGTTGCCCGATCGGCCATGTCGGCAAGATCGTCTGCGTGGGCCTGAACTACCGCGACCATGCGGAAGAAGCCAACATGCCCGTGCCCAAGGAGCCGGTGCTGTTCATGAAGGCGATCACCACATTGAGCGGCCCGAACGACGATGTGCAGATTCCGCCCGGTGCGGAGAAGGCCGACTGGGAGGTCGAACTCGGCATCGTGATCGGCACGCGGCTCAAGCATGTGAAAAAGGAAGCTGCGACGCAGCACATCGCCGGTTATGTGCTGGCCAACGATGTCTCCGAACGTGCCTACCAGACCGAGCGTGGCGGACAGTGGGACAAGGGCAAGAGTTACGACACTTTCGCGCCCATCGGCCCGTGGCTGGTGACCGCCGACGAGGTGGCCGATCCGCACGCGCTTGGTCTGTGGCTCGACGTGAACGGCCAGCGCATGCAGGACGGCAACACGAAGAACTTCATCTTCGACGTGCCGACCATGCTGTCCTACATCAGCGACTTCATGACGCTGGAGCCCGGCGACATCGTGCTGACCGGCACGCCCGCAGGCGTGGGGCTGGGCCAGAAGCCTGCGCCCAAATTCCTGCGTGTGGGCGACGAGATGCGTCTGGGCATCACGGGGCTGGGGGAGCAGCGGCTCAAGTGCGTGGCGGGCGGGGGCTGA
- a CDS encoding TauD/TfdA family dioxygenase: MNAPLPHNPLQRLDEQLAAAQNTTPHIQVTPQSAHIGALIGGVDLKQALSDAEVHTLRSALLRWKVIFFRDQHLSHDEHVAFSRQFGELTLGHPVFGHVDGHPELYSIAKHRKANRHSGQAEQRPWTGWHADVTAAHNPPAASILRGVTIPPYGGDTQWTNLAVAYEALSPALQSFLQTLRGEHRFSPPQGANATAEYLELVRNNTLVSEHPLVTVHPETGEKVLYISPGFLKQINGLHTRESRVLLEFLWEHAVRSDFTVRFKWEPGSIAFWDNRATAHVAPQDIFALEFDRQLYRSTLVGQIPVGADGRASTAIQGDPVLAAHGAAY, from the coding sequence ATGAACGCGCCACTGCCACACAACCCGCTGCAACGCCTGGACGAACAGCTCGCCGCTGCACAGAACACCACCCCGCATATCCAGGTGACGCCGCAGTCCGCACACATCGGCGCGCTGATCGGTGGGGTCGATCTCAAGCAGGCGCTCAGTGATGCCGAAGTGCACACCCTTCGCTCCGCCCTGCTGCGCTGGAAGGTGATTTTCTTTCGCGACCAGCATCTCTCGCACGACGAGCATGTCGCGTTCTCGCGCCAGTTTGGCGAGCTCACGCTGGGCCATCCCGTTTTCGGTCATGTGGATGGCCATCCCGAGCTGTACTCGATTGCCAAGCACCGCAAGGCCAACCGCCACAGCGGTCAGGCGGAGCAGCGTCCATGGACGGGTTGGCATGCCGACGTGACGGCCGCGCACAACCCACCGGCGGCGTCGATTCTGCGCGGCGTGACCATTCCGCCCTACGGCGGCGATACGCAATGGACCAATCTGGCCGTGGCCTACGAAGCCCTGTCACCGGCCCTGCAGTCCTTTTTGCAGACCCTGCGCGGCGAGCACCGCTTCAGCCCGCCGCAAGGCGCGAACGCCACCGCCGAATATCTGGAACTGGTGCGCAACAACACGCTGGTCAGCGAACACCCGCTGGTGACCGTGCATCCGGAAACCGGTGAGAAAGTGCTCTACATCAGCCCCGGTTTTCTCAAGCAGATCAACGGCCTGCACACCCGCGAATCGCGCGTGCTGCTGGAGTTTCTGTGGGAGCACGCAGTGCGCAGCGACTTCACCGTGCGCTTCAAGTGGGAGCCCGGATCGATTGCCTTCTGGGACAACCGCGCCACCGCCCATGTCGCGCCGCAGGACATCTTCGCGCTGGAGTTCGATCGCCAACTCTACCGCAGCACCTTGGTCGGGCAAATTCCGGTCGGTGCCGATGGCCGCGCCTCCACCGCGATTCAGGGCGACCCGGTGCTGGCCGCCCATGGCGCAGCCTATTGA